The sequence AGAAGGGAACCTTTTTAATGGCGGCGTCGGCCTCTTTTTCCCAGATCACTTGAGGATTTCTCCCCTGGCGGAAATAGTGATTTCTTTAAAAGGAATTTCTACCCCGGCTTTCTCGAGAGCCTTTTTGATAATGCCGGCCATGCCGGCGCAGCAGGGCACTTCCATGACTACTGAGGTAATGGATTTAATGCCTGATCCGGCAAAAACTTCAGCCAGTTTGTCCACGTAGGCCTGGGCATCGTCAAATTTGGGACAGCCGATCATCACGGCCTTTCCTTTAAGGAAGTCGGCATGAAATGATGGATAGGCCACAGGTACGCAGTCAGCGGCGATAAGCAGATCCGCATCCCTGAGAAAAGGAGCGCCGGCAGGCACCAGGCGGATTTGTACGGGCCAGTGGCCCAGGGCGGAGGGACCGCCGGGGACAATTTCTTTTACACCGGCCGGTCCCGGACCGGCCATGGGGAAGGTCTTCATCCGGGCCGAGGGACATCCCCCGCCGTTCATAGGAACGGACAACTTTTGTGCCTTCTGCGCTTTGAGCATCTCTTCAACCGCTTCCTCGTCAAACGCGTCGGCTTCACGCTCAATTAGTTTTAATGCGCCCTGGGGACAGTCCCCCAAGCAGGCACCCAGGCCGTCGCAGTATTTGTCGGCCACTACCTTGGCCTTGCCGTCAATGATCTGGATGGCGCCTTCGGCACAGCCAGGAACACAGTTGCCGCAGCCGTCACATTTTTCTTCGTCGATTTCGATAATTTTACGCATTACTTTCATAGTATATCTCCGTCAGAGGTCCTACCTTGTTACCTTCGGTAAGCCCTGTTGTTTACGTTGGGCTTGATTCTATTTTAGGCCATTTTTCGTAGGGGCAATCCCTCTGTGGTTGCCCTCGTTAGGGCAGGCACGGTGGCCTGCCCCTACAGCGGCCGACGTTAGAACCAATCCCTTTACTTTATTATTCCGTTTTCGTTCAAGTATCATTTACCGGCCATCATGGCGGCAACATCCGTTTCCGGATCGGTAATTCCCTTAATGTCAAAATTTTCGACCAGCACGTTCAACACGCCGGGGGAAACAAAAGCCGGCAGCGTGGGGCCAAGGCGGATGCCCTTGACGCCCAGATGGAGCAGGGCCAGGAGAACAGCCACAGCCTTCTGCTCGTACCAGCCGATATCAAAAGAAAGGGGCAGTTCGTTATTTGAGTACCAGGCCCACCATATCGTC comes from uncultured Desulfobacter sp. and encodes:
- a CDS encoding 4Fe-4S dicluster domain-containing protein, yielding MKVMRKIIEIDEEKCDGCGNCVPGCAEGAIQIIDGKAKVVADKYCDGLGACLGDCPQGALKLIEREADAFDEEAVEEMLKAQKAQKLSVPMNGGGCPSARMKTFPMAGPGPAGVKEIVPGGPSALGHWPVQIRLVPAGAPFLRDADLLIAADCVPVAYPSFHADFLKGKAVMIGCPKFDDAQAYVDKLAEVFAGSGIKSITSVVMEVPCCAGMAGIIKKALEKAGVEIPFKEITISARGEILK